The window TGCCCGGACGCGCAGCCGGAGCGCCTGATTCGGATCGCCGCGTTCCGGTTCGACCGTCAGTTCGACGCGGTTCGGCACGTCGGCCACCAGCCATCGCGCGAGCTGGCGCCACGCCTTGTCCATGTCGCGGTGCGAGGCTTCGTCGCGCAATCCCCAGCGCCACACGTCACCGATCATCATGGCCCCGACGCGCCCGTTGCCGAATCGTTGCACGGCCAACGCAGGAAAGTTGCGTCCGTTCTCGTCGCTTACCGTGGCGATCACGCTGGCGCCGGGCTTGATGTCCCGCACACGATTCAAGACCTGAAACGGCGGCATGGCCCCGAGCCGCGATTGCTCATCCGTCTCGTTGCTCCGCAGCCGCGCCCATGGCTGCAGCCAGCCCTCGCGTGTGAGGGTCATGTGAAGGTTTGTGGACGGCCTCGTTTCCGCGACGTGATCGAGATAAACCGGCAGCATGTCGCCGATCGGCGTGCGCTCATACCTGCCCTGATGAAAGGACTCCGCGCCGCCCAGCATGAGAAAACCGCCGCCGCGTTCCGAAACGAACCTTTGAAGCAGCGCCATCTGGTCGCGCGTGAAGAACTCGGCCTCCAGGTCATCCACGATGATCGCGTGATAGTCGTAGAGGTCTTCGGGCGTTCGCGGAAAGCCGCCACGCAGTATCGGCTCGTCGCGCGCCTTGCTCGCGTCGTCCGGATAGATGCGCACGAGCACCGGCTGGTCGTAGCGCTCGATTTCCTCCTTCGACTGATTACTGAACCCACGAAAGAGCGGATTGCTTGATTCGCCAGATCGGCCACGAAAATCAAATTTCGGCTCCCGTTTGGCGATGCGAATCAAGGCGGCGAGTTGAATCTGCCCGTCCTCTTCAACCGCGCGATGGAGAAATTTGTACTCCCAGTTCGGACGTCCCGAAACATACAGAATCCGGTATGGCCCCTGACCGCGGTCCACGACCAGCACGCGGCTGTTGTTGGCCAGCGTCGCTTCGGTGGAGGTTTCCGGCTTCTCGAACTGCTGCAGTTCCTCCTTCGCTGCGACGCGCAGGCGATAAAATGTCACTCCGCCCTTCTCCGGCCGTAGTTGCATCCGGAACGGGACCGTTTCGCCATCGCGCGGCGCGCGCTGCGCCTGTTCCGCGACTTTTTTCCCGTTTCGATCAAGCACCTGCGCAACGATGGAACTGCCCGAATAGCCGTCCGCCAGCACATCCGCCTGGACGGTCACCGGCGCATCTTCGAAAACCGTCTGGCTCACAGTGACTTTTTGCAGCGAGATGTCTTTGATGGCGTCATCCCTGCCGATGACCACGGGATAAACCGGCGGCAGTCCCGCCAGATCAGTTTTCCCTTCCGTAATATCCGTCGCGTTGCCGTCGGTCAACAGAAGCACGCCGGCCAGTGGCTGTCCCCGGTATCGATCGGCGATGGTCCGCAACGCTGAGCCGATGGCCGACGCCCGTCCGTCGAACCTCAACTCGGAGAAATCCCTCGTGTTTTGCAGCCGCGAATCGAAAAGATAACGGCGCACTTGAAAATTCTCATCGAGTTTCGCGCGCCAATCTGCCTTGTCCGCTGTCAGCATTGCCCGGAGCAATTCACCGCGGCTGCGCATTGCGCCACGGTCTTTGATTTGCATTCCCTGGCTGTTGTCGGCGACGATGACGAACATGTTCGCGCCGGGACGCGCGCGTTGCCCGCTCCAAAGCGGGTCCAGCAGACAGGCCGCCAGCACCAGCAGCCCGATCAACTTCAAAGCCGAGCATATGCCGCGAATCGCGCCACGCGCCGGAGCGCGGCGATATGCCCAGGCCAGCGCGAACAGGGCAATCCCCAAAAAGATTGCGACCGGCCATGCCCAGTCGCGTCCGGGTATCACTAACGTCGCGACACACATCACTCGCTCTTCCCCAATTGCTCGTAGTAGCGGCGAACCAGTTCCGAGAACTTCGCCGGGACGGGGTCGCGATCAATGGGGACAACCGCCTCGTTCGACTCGCGCCGCGCCAGTTCTTCGCTGATCCGTGAGCGGACATCGGCCAGTGGTGTGGCGATTTGCAGCCTGACCACGGCCCAGTCAGGCTTTTGGCCGCGGCGTTTGTAGTCGAGCCGCGCGGCCCGGGCCCGCTCCCGGATGCGGGCCACTTCGGTGCGCAACTCGGGCG of the Candidatus Angelobacter sp. genome contains:
- a CDS encoding glutamine amidotransferase, encoding MCVATLVIPGRDWAWPVAIFLGIALFALAWAYRRAPARGAIRGICSALKLIGLLVLAACLLDPLWSGQRARPGANMFVIVADNSQGMQIKDRGAMRSRGELLRAMLTADKADWRAKLDENFQVRRYLFDSRLQNTRDFSELRFDGRASAIGSALRTIADRYRGQPLAGVLLLTDGNATDITEGKTDLAGLPPVYPVVIGRDDAIKDISLQKVTVSQTVFEDAPVTVQADVLADGYSGSSIVAQVLDRNGKKVAEQAQRAPRDGETVPFRMQLRPEKGGVTFYRLRVAAKEELQQFEKPETSTEATLANNSRVLVVDRGQGPYRILYVSGRPNWEYKFLHRAVEEDGQIQLAALIRIAKREPKFDFRGRSGESSNPLFRGFSNQSKEEIERYDQPVLVRIYPDDASKARDEPILRGGFPRTPEDLYDYHAIIVDDLEAEFFTRDQMALLQRFVSERGGGFLMLGGAESFHQGRYERTPIGDMLPVYLDHVAETRPSTNLHMTLTREGWLQPWARLRSNETDEQSRLGAMPPFQVLNRVRDIKPGASVIATVSDENGRNFPALAVQRFGNGRVGAMMIGDVWRWGLRDEASHRDMDKAWRQLARWLVADVPNRVELTVEPERGDPNQALRLRVRA